The Fulvia fulva chromosome 6, complete sequence genome includes a window with the following:
- a CDS encoding Adenylosuccinate synthetase produces the protein MATIILGAQWGDEGKGKIVDVIAQDGIQLCCRAQGGHNAGHTITKDLNGTMTTFDVHILPSGVLTEGCVNLIGTGCVVYVPNFFKEIETLENKGIQTKDRILVSDRCHVDLDLHTKVDGLEEVELGKANIGTTGKGIGPTYSTKASRSGIHVAEIFNKTKFDEKVRQLAYSFQKRYGDLLKYDVEDEITRFDDYRERLKPYVVDQVPLIESAVKGNVRMLVEGSQAAMLDIDNGTYPYVTSSNTGLGGVFTGLHLNPRKIQETIGVVKAYTTRVGSGPFPSEQNNEIGEKLQKIGKEFGVTTGRTRRCGWLDLVVVKFSHILNWYDAINLTKLDILDDFDEIKIATEYRYNGQKITSFPADLTILEKIEVIYETLPGWKSNTVGMRKYEELPENARKYIEYIEKFVDVKIKYIGTGPGNENMIVR, from the exons ATGGCCACCATCATCCTCGGAGCCCAGTGGGGTGAtgagggcaagggcaagatTGTCGATGTCATTGCCCAAGACGGCATCCAGCTGTGCTGTCGCGCGCAAGGCGGTCACAATGCCGGCCACACCATCACCAAAGACCTCAATGGCACCATGACCACCTTTGACGTCCACATCCTTC CTTCGGGAGTCCTCACAGAAGGTTGCGTCAACCTCATTGGCACTGGCTGTGTCGTCTACGTGCCCAACTTCTTCAAGGAGATAGAGACTCTGGAGAACAAGGGCATCCAGACCAAGGACCGCATCCTCGTCAGCGACCGTTGCCACGTCGACCTGGACCTCCACACCAAAGTCGACGGCCTTGAAGAAGTTGAGCTGGGCAAGGCCAACATTGGCACAACTGGCAAAGGCATTGGCCCTACATACTCTACAAAAGCATCTCGCAGCGGTATCCATGTCGCCGAGATCTTCAACAAGACGAAGTTCGACGAGAAGGTGCGCCAACTCGCATACAGCTTTCAGAAAAGATATGGCGACTTGCTCAAGTATGATGTGGAAGACGAGATCACACGCTTCGACGACTATCGCGAGAGGCTGAAGCCATATGTCGTAGATCAGGTCCCACTAATCGAGTCAGCTGTCAAGGGCAACGTCCGGATGCTGGTAGAAGGTAGCCAAGCTGCGATGCTGGACATCGACAATGGCACGTACCCTTATGTCACCTCCTCGAACACTGGCCTCGGTGGTGTCTTCACTGGTCTGCATCTCAACCCTCGCAAGATCCAGGAGACCATTGGAGTCGTCAAGGCATACACAACACGTGTCGGCTCAGGCCCGTTCCCCTCAGAACAAAACAATGAGATCGGCGAGAAGCTGCAGAAGATCGGCAAAGAGTTCGGTGTCACTACTGGACGTACTCGGCGCTGCGGCTGGCTCGACTTGGTCGTGGTCAAGTTCTCACACATCCTCAACTGGTACGACGCCATCAACCTCACGAAGCTCGACATCCTGGACGACTTCGACGAGATCAAGATTGCAACCGAGTACCGCTACAACGGCCAAAAGATCACCTCTTTCCCAGCAGACCTTACAATCCTCGAGAAGATCGAAGTCATCTACGAAACCCTCCCAGGCTGGAAGTCCAACACAGTCGGCATGAGGAAGTACGAAGAACTCCCAGAGAATGCGAGGAAGTACATTGAATATATCGAGAAGTTCGTGGACGTCAAGATCAAGTATATCGGTACTGGACCTGGCAATGAGAACATGATCGTGCGGTAG
- a CDS encoding DNA damage tolerance protein RHC31, translating into MSSESAIQFPREVDGLNGTTGQPVAQQPEVNGNGNGVVQTTTTAAALSADEMAQYDRQIRLWGQKAQERIRSANILLVSLRALGTEIAKNLTLAGISSLTIVDEELVTEEDLGAQFFLREEDIGQKRAAAAAPRVQELNPRVTVKAETGGIQSGLLQDATYISQFTCIIACDHDLMTLSSINTAANMASVPFYAAGTHGFYGYIFADLIAHEFMIEREKSNIHTAITAESITRSVKAVTTRRENNGKNIEVVEKQEIYCPLLLANSSPLPEDVRKNRRKLKAVPALLPCLRALFEFQRDHGRLPVLQQQDLATFAAMAKSKSDELQLPAETLSSEFLKSFLQNIGAEITPTAAFVGGRLSEDVINVIGKREQPIQNFALFDGDALDGRIYCLYTPLMPMPPMDMNGMGLMDGFAMDGNGLGMGLDANGMAMGVGMGMGMDMTMNGDMTGLNGFPPLPDLTAPMQHAGDVGMMGAQVGANGSNGSAVPAAGDVDNNGADAAAVSAAPAPGHADQQTSQGAPSQ; encoded by the exons ATGTCTTCCGAGTCAGCGATCCAGTTTCCGCGAGAAGTCGATGGCCTCAATGGCACAACTGGCCAGCCGGTGGCCCAGCAGCCCGAAGTCAATGGCAATGGCAATGGAGTCGTCCAAACGACTACCACAGCTGCTGCCTTGAGTGCTGACGAAATGGCTCAGTACGATCGCCAGATCCGTCTTTGGGGTCAGAAAGCACAGGAACGCATCCGATCTGCAAACATTCTGCTCGTCTCCTTACGCGCCTTGGGCACTGAGATTGCCAAGAACCTCACGCTCGCCGGTATCAGCTCACTCACCATTGTCGACGAAGAACTGGTGACAGAGGAAGACCTTGGTGCTCAGTTCTTCCTTCGAGAGGAGGATATTGGCCAGAAG CGTGCTGCAGCTGCGGCGCCTCGAGTGCAAGAGCTGAACCCTCGCGTGACTGTCAAAGCAGAGACTGGTGGGATTCAGTCAGGCCTTCTCCAAGATGCAACATACATCTCTCAATTCACATGCATTATTGCTTGCGATCACGACCTCATGACCTTGTCGAGCATCAACACCGCAGCCAATATGGCTAGCGTCCCTTTCTACGCTGCAGGTACACATGGTTTTTACGGCTACATATTCGCTGATCTCATCGCTCACGAATTCATGATCGAGCGTGAGAAGTCGAATATACATACAGCGATCACAGCAGAGTCGATAACACGCTCAGTCAAAGCCGTGACAACGAGGAGGGAGAACAACGGCAAGAACATCGAAGTCGTCGAAAAGCAAGAGATCTACTGCCCACTTCTGCTGGCTAACAGCTCGCCGTTGCCCGAGGATGTCCGCAAGAATCGACGCAAACTCAAGGCAGTGCCAGCGTTGCTACCCTGCCTTCGTGCTCTCTTCGAGTTCCAGCGCGACCACGGCCGACTGCCCGTTCTTCAGCAGCAAGATCTCGCCACCTTCGCAGCCATGGCCAAGTCCAAATCCGACGAGTTGCAGCTTCCAGCAGAGACGCTGAGTTCTGAGTTTCTTAAGAGCTTTCTGCAGAACATCGGCGCCGAGATCACTCCCACGGCAGCATTTGTTGGCGGCCGCCTCAGTGAGGACGTGATCAATGTGATTGGGAAGCGTGAGCAGCCCATCCAAAACTTTGCTCTTTTCGATGGTGATGCGCTAGATGGCAGGATCTACTGCCTCTACACGCCACTGATGCCGATGCCGCCGATGGACATGAACGGCATGGGCCTGATGGACGGTTTTGCGATGGACGGCAATGGTCTGGGCATGGGTCTAGATGCTAACGGCATGGCGATGGGAGTTGGCATGGGCATGGGGATGGATATGACCATGAACGGTGACATGACTGGTCTGAACGGCTTCCCACCGCTACCTGATCTGACGGCGCCGATGCAGCATGCTGGAGATGTTGGGATGATGGGAGCGCAGGTCGGCGCCAATGGCAGTAACGGCAGTGCGGTCCCTGCTGCAGGCGATGTGGATAACAACGGCGCAGACGCTGCAGCAGTCTCGGCGGCACCAGCTCCGGGACATGCAGATCAGCAGACCAGTCAAGGAGCGCCCAGCCAGTGA
- a CDS encoding SRP-independent targeting protein 3, with protein sequence MVNPQITNLVIILVMMQASKKIPFDDPNVLNGVRALYVVSNIIIAGIYIYVQQTINKKRDMTVLKYVEPAPMGSTEEPKAVTTTVHAYDTTQLKGLFKSQLMGVGMMAVMHLYFKYTNPLLIQSIIPLKGAFEGNLVKVHLFGQAATGDLKRPWKANAGMAGMLGGQQGEVKTDKKSIEAAEKAGRGGVKEE encoded by the exons ATGGTGAACCCGCAAAT TACCAACCTCGTCATCATCTTGGTGATGATGCAAGCCTCCAAGAAGATCCCCTTCGACGATCCGAATGTGCTCAATGGTGTTCGCGCGCTTTACGTCGTGTCGAATATCATTATTGCGGGCATTTACATCTATGTCCAGCAGACGATCAATAAGAAGAGAG ACATGACAGTCCTAAAATACGTCGAACCCGCCCCCATGGGCAGCACGGAAGAACCCAAAGCCGTAACCACCACCGTCCACGCCTACGACACAACCCAACTCAAAGGCCTCTTCAAATCCCAGCTGATGGGCGTCGGCATGATGGCCGTGATGCATCTCTACTTCAAATACACCAACCCGCTCCTGATCCAGTCCATCATCCCACTGAAAGGAGCGTTCGAGGGGAATTTGGTCAAGGTGCACCTGTTTGGACAGGCCGCGACGGGGGATTTGAAGAGACCGTGGAAGGCGAATGCGGGTATGGCGGGGATGCTGGGGGGACAGCAGGGGGAGGTTAAGACGGATAAGAAGAGTATTGAAGCGGCGGAGAAGGCTGGACGGGGTGGGGTTAAGGAGGAGTAG
- a CDS encoding Store-operated calcium entry-associated regulatory factor, translating into MHLSGLVALLALATSSLAYYSKQKDAVKLSSIKTLTLRDGALTSARRVEPIPQLTCIGGNAKGLYDVDVMRCTNAGSDYGAEDIQWTCKASLPPEFKLGSTDVICEGYENPDDPYILKGSCGVEYRLILTPQGEAKYHDRVNNKAWRSKNRSGDESSLGDGLATTLFWIIFVAIVCVILYSVFTGGNRNGGRRPGNGRRAGGNFWGGGDDNDDPPPPYTPRGEQAEESAGTWTPIRCLKVLEIVTRAAVNSTSPRSPSRRGNRSSLSDNSSSGQPKPKPSSRGSSSQQNEPWRPGFWSGTAAGTAAGYAAGAWNASRQARAQEARNAYARPGPSNYNAPSGYGSWGAGESNRHDSDMDQDLGHELSSSNASTSYRDPARESTPPSPPRSHPRDFTTRRTREPSRPYSATENRAPARSSSSPAPSSSRQESTGFGGTRRR; encoded by the exons ATGCATCTGTCCGGACTTGTCGCGCTGTTGGCACTCGCAACATCATCACTAGCATACTACAGCAAGCAGAAAGATGCCGTTAAGCTGTCGTCCATCAAGACGCTGACACTTCGTGATGGCGCGCTGACGTCCGCGCGACGCGTCGAGCCAATACCACAACTCACATGCATTGGTGGCAACGCAAAAGGCCTCTACGACGTCGATGTCATGCGCTGCACCAACGCTGGATCAGACTACGGTGCAGAAGATATCCAGTGGACCTGCAAAGCGAGCTTGCCGCCAGAGTTCAAGCTTGGCAGTACCGATGTCATTTGTGAAGGCTACGAGAACCCGGACGATCCATATATCCTGAAAGGATCGTGTGGCGTTGAGTATCGACTTATACTTACTCCACAAGGCGAGGCCAAGTACCACGATCGTGTCAACAACAAGGCATGGAGGTCCAAGAATCGAAGCGGAGACGAGAGCTCACTGGGAGATGGTCTGGCCACTACGCTTTTCTGGATCATCTTTGTGGCCATTGTCTGCGTGATACTCTACAGTGTCTTTACTGGTGGCAACCGGAATGGTGGCAGACGACCGGGTAACGGCCGTCGCGCTGGTGGCAACTTCTGGGGTGGAGGAGATGATAATGACGACCCTCCACCACCGTATACTCCCCGAGGTGAGCAAGCCGAGGAGTCCGCCGGAACATGGACCCCAATCCGATGTCTAAAGGTGCTCGAGATTGTCACTCGCGCAGCGGTCAATTCTACCTCCCCTCGTTCACCCTCTCGGCGTGGAAATAGGTCGAGCCTTTCTGACAATTCTTCTTCAGGCCAACCCAAACCCAAACCCTCGTCAAGAGGCTCCAGCAGTCAACAGAATGAGCCATGGCGACCGGGTTTCTGGTCCGGCACTGCTGCAGGAACCGCAGCAGGGTACGCCGCAGGAGCATGGAACGCCAGTCGTCAAGCCCGCGCTCAGGAAGCTAGGAATGCTTATGCCCGACCAG GCCCATCAAACTATAATGCACCATCCGGCTATGGTAGCTGGGGAGCAGGTGAGTCGAACAGACACGACTCGGACATGGATCAGGACCTGGGCCACGAGCTGTCGagctctaatgcttcaacaAGCTATAGAGATCCCGCTCGCGAGTCCACACCCCCTTCTCCTCCGCGATCACATCCCAGGGACTTCACCACTCGTCGGACTCGCGAGCCGTCGAGACCTTACTCTGCTACGGAGAACAGGGCTCCCGCTC GATCGAGCAGTTCGCCGGCACCAAGCAGTAGCCGGCAGGAAAGTACTGGCTTCGGAGGTACCAGGCGACGATAG
- a CDS encoding Transcription initiation factor TFIID subunit 6, translating into MSVWNPENVIDVAESVGIAALNRDVAEHLARDVEFRVHQLIEEALKFMRHAKRTTLTTQDISQALRVLDVEPLYGYESTRPLRFGEASIGPGQPLFYVEDEEVDFEKLINAPLPKVPREISFTAHWLAVEGVQPSIPQNPTQADQRNQELAAKGQGANTLAAVSGNDSVQVKPLVKHVLSQELQLYFEKICDAILDESNEQYRAAAFSSLQTDPGLHQLVPYFIQFVADKVTHNLKSLFILTQSMQLVAALLENPSLYIAPYVPPVVPSVLTCLVGKHLGPSHAGDIHFSLRDYASSLLSSIARKYGPSSSTLKPRIARSCLKHFLDSHKPLGTHYGAVLGLTMIAGGAGVRLLILPNLKAYDVHLSECMKDDAKRADAEKVVEAIMRALDELEKDAVTAPQANGHPEGNALKDKLAEAIGETIGSRVFESGRQTLINAVLEKDLAV; encoded by the coding sequence ATGTCGGTGTGGAACCCAGAGAACGTGATCGATGTCGCCGAGTCCGTGGGTATTGCTGCGCTCAATCGCGATGTCGCAGAGCATCTGGCGAGAGATGTGGAGTTTCGCGTACACCAGTTGATTGAGGAGGCTCTCAAGTTCATGCGACATGCGAAACGGACAACACTTACAACACAAGACATATCACAAGCGCTACGAGTACTGGACGTTGAGCCACTATACGGCTACGAATCAACACGACCGCTGCGTTTCGGCGAAGCATCGATTGGACCGGGCCAGCCACTGTTCTACGTGGAGGATGAAGAGGTGGATTTCGAGAAGCTGATCAACGCTCCTCTGCCGAAGGTACCGCGTGAGATCAGCTTCACGGCGCATTGGCTGGCGGTGGAAGGTGTACAGCCCAGCATACCGCAGAATCCAACCCAGGCAGATCAGCGAAATCAGGAGCTGGCGGCCAAGGGACAAGGCGCAAACACACTTGCAGCAGTCAGCGGAAACGACAGTGTGCAGGTCAAACCGCTTGTCAAGCACGTGTTGTCTCAAGAGCTACAGCTATACTTCGAGAAGATATGCGATGCCATCTTGGACGAGAGCAACGAGCAGTACCGCGCGGCAGCATTCTCGTCATTACAAACGGACCCAGGACTGCATCAACTGGTGCCATACTTCATCCAGTTCGTGGCAGACAAAGTCACGCACAACCTCAAATCACTCTTCATCCTTACCCAGAGCATGCAACTGGTCGCCGCACTACTGGAGAACCCAAGCCTGTACATCGCACCTTACGTGCCACCCGTGGTACCATCCGTCCTCACCTGCTTGGTAGGCAAGCACCTCGGACCCAGCCACGCTGGTGACATCCACTTCTCACTCCGCGACTACGCCAGCAGTCTGCTCTCGAGCATAGCACGAAAGTACGGACCAAGCTCTTCAACCCTGAAGCCGCGTATCGCAAGGTCATGTCTTAAGCACTTCCTGGACTCGCACAAACCCCTGGGGACACACTACGGAGCTGTCCTCGGCTTGACGATGATCGCGGGAGGTGCCGGCGTCCGATTGCTGATTCTACCCAATCTTAAGGCTTACGATGTGCACCTCTCAGAATGCATGAAAGATGATGCGAAGCGGGCAGATGCCGAGAAAGTGGTCGAGGCCATCATGAGGGCATTGGATGAGCTGGAGAAAGACGCAGTCACAGCTCCACAAGCCAACGGACACCCAGAAGGCAACGCGCTGAAAGACAAGCTCGCGGAGGCGATTGGGGAGACAATCGGATCGCGAGTCTTCGAAAGCGGACGACAGACTCTGATCAACGCAGTTCTTGAGAAGGACCTGGCAGTCTAG